From the Pleurodeles waltl isolate 20211129_DDA chromosome 6, aPleWal1.hap1.20221129, whole genome shotgun sequence genome, the window ggaagCTATCCCGTCCGCTTTAATAAAAAGTGCATTGTACCCTACGTCACTTGTAATAATGTGAATTAACTATCTGTAACTTTTGTGACACACGGCCTGTCTCCCAAACACTAAATTAGGTCTTTACTTATTGTTCAGGTTCTTGGAACTTGGTGCGACTAAGATAACGGTGACCCAGTTTCCATTTTCACTTCATTTTACTCAGTTCCAtccaaaagaaaaacaatcttGTCATGCATAACCATGAACTCAACCACACTGATACTCAAGTAAGCCATTCTCTGAAAAAAACGTAAAAGATGAGACTGTGGCAATCATTATCCCAACCCATTTTTTTTATAATCCTTGATGCAGAGGTACTAAAGCTTAACCCTGGTACTGGAACAACTTTTTATAAAATGCTGCTGTTCAATTTTTTATTTTCACACAGCACTGTGCAGATCCTCATATGGTTTAGGAGCTCCAAGTGCATATTCTTTAACTTCATGCTGACTGCCCTATGACTCTACACATGCTTGTCCACTATGAGATCTTTCTACATAGTGCACCTCACTAAGGGTAGAAAAGGAAATCTTTGGTGAAAGATCCTACCAAATTCTTACCCTCCCGATCCTTCAAGGAGACGCTGGTATGTTGCAATCTCCTGCTCCAGTCGACTCTTGATGTCCAAGAGTTGGTTGTACTCATCACTCTGGTGCTCCATCTGTGCCCTGAGGTCACCCAGCTGTTCCTCTATGATACTGATCTTGCCTTGCAGCTCTGCCAGCTGAGAACAATAGCGTCCCTCCGTCTCGGCCAGGTTACTTTCCAAAGAGCTTTTCTGTAAAATCAACAAAACACTGCACAGTTACTAAGTAAAAGGCAAATCTGTGAACTGAATGCTTGACTTAGATATTAGCagattggttactccatcacaacggtgactcaCTCCCGtcccaacaaactctaaatcccataggacataatgagaCTTAGATTTCAGTGGAAGGGATATCCTtcgccgttgtgatggagtaacccatccgccaatatttaaattaggccctaagactacaaacattgttttttcagttcaaaCATATCATTGCTGGTAAGCCTCCCTCTGACTCTACCTTTTGGACAAAGTTTCTATAGTGAATTGTGAGTCAAGTGGATGACAATTTGGTGGATTTAAGTCGGTTTATTGTATTTCTCTGAATATACAATTTTGGAGAGTGTTAAAAGGTGATGATCCAAAAGCCATCCACCCATACAGTAAGGTCAGTGGAAATTAACCTAGGTGTGGGAGAGTTACAACAAGAAAAAGTAGGAATTGTGGGAAAGATGTAGATCACGATGATGTAAAAGTGACCAGGAATAGAGGACAGGGATTAGGAttgatattggctgtttttcttatGTTCGCTATTCGACTAAACGCCCTGGGCACAAATAATAAAGCTAAGTGTGTGTACAAATACCAACATGAATTATTTAAAGGAATTCACAAAAAGTTAACTATCACTTGGAAAAAACTTCACGGAGCTATACGGTTACAACATTATGGTGCAATATTACACATGGATAAAGATTATTCTCAAGGTGGGGAGTGAATTCAGGTCCTGAATACCATTGAAAATTTGAGAACATCGACTAACTATCGAGTTTGTGGATATTTGCAATATTTCCCTGACCCATTCCTACTCTGAAAATCACTGTAGATGTATTTCTGTCAAGGGTATGAGGTGGCAACCATTCAGAAATGTGCAGAAGAATAATTGATGGGGAAAAAATGTAAAATTGTGTCAATCATTATTTTGATTACATAACTGAAAATAGATTCCTATTGTCTTATCACACAACAATTTTATGTTTCTTAAGAGTGGGGATGCTTTCTGAGAGGTGAACTTTCTCTTACCATTGACAGTTGTGCCCGCAGCTCGATCTCCAGCGATTGCAAGGTCCGTCGCAGTTCTGACACCTCAGTCTTAATTGATTGCACCTGCTCCACCCCTGTTGAGATCTGTTGTTTCAGCTCAGCACTCTGAAAGACAAATGAGGGAGAGTTGATGCAGGGTTCTCCATTTTCTTTTGACAATCATCATAGTGTATAGATCCTCACCCTTTTGTTGAATTCTTCTTCGGCCCGCCTGCGGTTCTCCTCTGCCATTTTTTCATATTGCACCCTTGTCTGGTTTAGGAGTTCGATGATGTTTATGCCTGGAGCAGCACGCATCTCAACACTGACATCTCCTTGAGTATCATGTTGGTGACCCTTCATCTCCTGCAATGAGAAAATAAGACAAAACCCCTTCATTTGTATGCAAGTGATGTAAAAAAAGGAACATTAACATTAGAAATTGGGTTATGTTGAACAATATTTTGATTCTAATACTGCAATATTAAAAGGTTCTATGGGTTGTCAAGAAGTGTAAGTTACTGATCAACCAAGTAATGTTCAACATTTTAGAGTAAGCCAGACAATATACAACATGAGAATTCAATGTTGATCTATGAACCCTGTCAGATTGCAGCATATCCTCACAACACAAATTAGCGTACAATGAATCTAAATAGTCATCGGCTATCCTGTAAACCTGGAATGGACTCAGCCATGATGCACCAACAGTGGAGAATGCTGGTCTAGAGTATATATAAACATTTGAACCCTTTTATTGACTCTTAAAAATTGGTATTGAAAATTTTTAGTATTATGATTTTATCCCATATTCATGTCTTCCGAGACCAGTGAAGCACACTACTAGCTCTTACATCCTCGTGGTTCTTCTTGAGTGCTGCCAGCTCCTCAGTCAGGCTCTCCACTTGCAACTGGAGGTCAGATGTGGCCATGGTCAGCTCATCCAGCACCCGACGCAGCCCATTGATGTCAGCCTCCACACTCTGGCGAAGCATCCGCTCATTCTCATACCTAGGAACATATTAAGTTTTAGGACTTTTGTTCAAACATGTTTTGTCTATTCTCCACGCTATTGCCTGATCATAATACCGCTAGTGGTGAAGATACATGTGTTGCAACAAACCTTACCCAACCCAGCCAAACACGGTGTAAGCTGCAATAAAACACACTTAGAACGAGCTTTAGTGTAAGTGCGCAGAAAATCCATTGAGTGTCTTTTGGGGAAGAAATCCAAAGACTTTCTCAAGAAGCACTTCATAAACTTTTATCCTGATTGACCTTTAAATCTTTAATTGGACACAAGCAGGAGTTACCGGCCTGATAGTGAATTACGACGTATGCAGTAATTTCGTACACTGAATTACTTCAGGTGTTTCCAGGGTCTAATTTGCCAAGTGAAGCTGTGAGTACTATCTCAAAGAAAATCTCTCGGAATCTCGGAATGGCATGGTGAAATATTAGATTCGGATAATATTCCATAATCCAGAGGAGAGGATATTATTCATTTTATGAGGCGTATTTTACATCCACGAATTACTGATACCTATGGTAACATAGATTTCATAAATGCCAGTAGGGGTTTCAACAGTATTTTTTAATACATTGATGTTGCTGGTGAAAATTTGCCCTGACATCGACACCAATATCTGGACTGACGGATAGCTGTTTTCCCACTGACAAGTCATTTAAAATGTTGTTGTTTCACTTGTCATAAACTGCAAACATTGGTGCCAAATTGTACCAGCACCTTTGCAAACTATTCAACCTGGGAATATTTCTACAGTGCACCCAATGCAAACACACCACTTCCGTATTAGAGTTACCTTCGTTTCTCCTTATCTCCCAAGTGTAGGACATATAAAGCTGAtacactttttttgccacattgcaACAAAACTCCCTAAAAACCCCTTGAGCATGCTTCACTTTCAGGAAGTACGTATGTTCATCTAATAAGCCATTAAATGCCTTGTGTAAGGAGAGGACATGTTGAAAAGGAGTTCCCATGGATCCCTGCTCTGGTGATGTCACCAATGGTtgatagtgtgttaaaataatagcacatttactttttttaaattaaactgatcTTTCTAAATTGAAGGCCTTTATCATTCAAAAGTGAACAGCTAAAACTTCAAATGCTAACTTTCAGAAGAACAGGATCTGTAGAGTGAAACAATTTACCACACTCAGGCATCTATGCCTTCAGTGCAGAGAAAGAAGTGAGTATCCGATGTAGGAGACCACGGTCTTTAGTGTGTTATGAGGCATCAATGTTTCTTGACTATCCAAGCTGCCTAAATTAGAAGTGTGCTGAGATGGTATAGGAGTATCTATGTGTACTATAAGTATATGTAAGTAGATGTAATTCATCACTACCCAGTCTTACTCACTTGAGTTTGAAGTCATCAGCAGCCAGTCTTGCATTATCGATCTGCAGGACGACGCTGGCATTGGCCACTTGGGCAGCTAAGATCTACAGACACAAGATGGCAAAAGAAAGACTCAAGGCCTATTCGTTCATAGAATAAATAGCTGAGTGTCGCACAACTAGAAACATGAAAACAACAGCATCTGAATATGCAATCAATATAACATATCATGGTTTCACTGCTAGTGAAAATTGTCAGACAGCAAAATATCACTTCAATTTTCTCAAGTCTAGTCTATATGAATTCCCAATTCTGGTCATCTTTTAGGAATTTCATGTTTCTACAGTGGGGATGTAGATCTCTGTATTACATTTTGTAACCACAGATTTCTGTCTCCTTTGTCTGCTGCTCATCATCTCTAATGATTTAGGAATTTAGCATAGCAAAATCAGCTCCATGGAGACTGAATTGGGAAATGGTATGTACTAATGTTTTCTGACAGAAATGTGGATGCAAAACATTGGTACTTTGCCACCATCTCAAAGTTGGTTGTAACCCATTCGCAATTGCGAAGGGGGTCCCTCTGAGAATGTATAAACAatactttttaagagcaggcagtggtcccacagatcacTACCTACTCCTAAAaataaaacaggctgcatttaaaaaaaacgattttatgtaaaagcaatcacagacacggtggtTTGACTTGCTGACCCCAGGAGAGCACCAACCCTGTGATGGTAGCGAACCCTAGTGGGTTAcagattgtgacctgcctcattattattcatgatgtaggtcaAATTGTGACCAGCTACACATCTGTAACTTGTTGCAAAAATGCTG encodes:
- the LOC138299396 gene encoding keratin, type I cytoskeletal 17-like, whose amino-acid sequence is MASLHSSSRSVSSQKTSVRQGASQSSHAGGSFGGYGGGSFVGGAGSGWAGGAGGSIGGGGGFVGRDHGGQWGQGVQWGQWGQAGHGDQWSLGIHGHGEGLLSAGEKETMQNLNDRLAAYLSKVRELEDANAELERKIKEWYAKQRPAPEERDYSKYFKQIADLQAKILAAQVANASVVLQIDNARLAADDFKLKYENERMLRQSVEADINGLRRVLDELTMATSDLQLQVESLTEELAALKKNHEDEMKGHQHDTQGDVSVEMRAAPGINIIELLNQTRVQYEKMAEENRRRAEEEFNKRSAELKQQISTGVEQVQSIKTEVSELRRTLQSLEIELRAQLSMKSSLESNLAETEGRYCSQLAELQGKISIIEEQLGDLRAQMEHQSDEYNQLLDIKSRLEQEIATYQRLLEGSGGSSQFPQIKHQSDYGSGEHSSHSGVSGYDRGSRSTGTTGYGSGTGSSSKETSKSTRVITITDDLVDGKPVSSRRQVHEY